GTGGATTCTCCCGGCGGAGCCGTGACTGCCGGTGACATGCTCTACCACGAGATTGTTGCATTCAAGGAAAAAACCGGCGTCAAGGTCGTGGTGGCAATGATGGGAACGGCGGCCTCGGGCGGGTACTATGTATCCCTGCCGGCGGATACCATCATCGCCCATCCGACAACCGTCACCGGGTCCGTGGGCGTCATTATCATGCGGCCCGACATCAGCGGCCTGATGGAAAAAATCGGCGTCAAGATGATAGTCAACAAATCGGGCAAAAACAAAGACATGGGGTCGCCCTTCCGTCCGGGCACCGCAGAAGAGCAGGAACTGCTGAAACGGGTTACCGACGATCTGGCAAACAGGTTTCTCACCCTGGTTCAAAAACACAGAGGCATCGATGAAGCCGCCCTGGCGGAAGTGGCCACGGCCAAGATCTACCTTGCCAAAGATGCCGAGCGGCTGGGCCTTGTCGATCGAATCGGTTATCTCGACGATGCGCTGGAGGAAGCCAGGACCCTTGCCGGGCTGCCGGAGAACGCCACGGTAATTGCCTATCGCCGCACCAAGTTCCCGGATGACAACCTCTACAACAGCGCCACCTCCCACTATGGCGGAAAAGAAGGGGTTGCGCTCATTGACACGGGGCTGCCCGGATCCTCGGCGGCAGCGCTGACGCCCGGATTCTACTACCTCTGGACGCCCGGCCTGGGCATGTAAATAAAAGCGAGGGGCTCGTTTTTACGATAGGGAACGGGTTTCATCAGGGTGCGACAAGTATGCGGTCTACGGCCTCGGCCACCGTTGCCCAGCGCCGTTCCCGCCCGCGGCCGCCCGTGAAGACCAGACTTTCGGCATAGTTGTCCTGGAGTGACTCGATGAGAGCAACCGCCTCCTCATTGCGGCCTTCGCGCAAATATCGCCGTGCCAGGTAGAGCTCTATGTTGGGAAGGGCTTCGATACCGCGGTCGGTTACTACCGTGGCGGCAACGCCACCGCTTTGTTCCTGCAGCATGGCATGATAGTTTTCCACACCGGCCTCGTCCCGGGACCACATGGCGGCAAAGGCGCGCTCGGCGATTACCATGGCCGTGGCGTATGCATCCGGATACTTGTCCAGCATTTCGACAAAGGCCGCTTCGCGGTCATCGATGTCCCCGCCCTTTCCTCCTCTGATCCGGGCGCGATTGTACAATTCGTCGAGGTATTCATCGAACAGGTACCGGTCTTGACGATGCTGGGATTCATTCCTCTCCATCAGGGTTTGGCGGGAATCCGATGCCCGCCGCCGCTCGGCATATTCACTGTACATGCCGCTTAACACCTCGGGGTCGATGCCACCCCCGGCCGCCAGCCGATCCAGGCCGGTGGAAGCCATGATTTCCCTTATCGTTTCAAGCTCGGCCCTGTTTGCGGAAACGCCCGCGCGAACTTGCTCGGCTAAAGATTCTTTTGCGGGAGGGAAGATAGCCGCGCGTGACCGCAGCCGTGCGGCCGGTTCTCGATCTTCCAGCGCTGTGGTCAGGGTTTCCAGCCTCTTTTCGACCCCGGACAGACGGTTTTCGAAAATGGCAAGCCGGGTGGTCTGAAATGCGCGATTTTCGCCGGCAAGAACGGTGAGGCGGTATCCCATATAGATCAAGACCAGAAACAATACGACCTCTAACCCCGCCAGCAGAACTTGAAATGTTTTCCGCTCCGCTTTTTTCATATTCGACCTCGACGTTTCAGCCCGGGGTTGACGCAGGCTACCGATCTGTAAGATGATTATACATGGGTTCAATTTGGGTTATATAGCAGATCGGTTCTCGGGACATCATCTTGCCAAATATTGTAACATATACCAAAGGAGACGCATCATGACAATTCAGGAAATGCTGGACCGCATGGCTTGGCTGGGACACGACACCTTCAGGATCGACGGCTCCAAAACCGTGTTTTTCGATCCCTACGATATAAAAACGGCCGCCGCGGCCGACCTGGTGCTGGTCACCCATGAACACTTCGACCATTGCTCCCCCGACGACATCCAGAAACTCCTGACGCCGGAAACCGTCATCGTCACGGAAAAGGACTCCGCCCGCAAGCTTTCCGGCACCATCGAAATCATGAAGCCGGGAGACAGCCTGACCATCGGCGGTGTCATCATCGAAGCCGTCCCCGCCTATAACGTCGACAAAAATTTCCATCCCAAGAAAAACGGGTGGCTGGGATTCGTTCTGGAAATGGACGGCGTCAGAATTTACCATGCCGGCGACACCGATTTCATACCGGAAATGAACGACCTGAATGTCGACATCGCCCTGCTGCCGGTTTCCGGCACCTACGTCATGACGGCGGATGAAGCCGTGGAAGCGGCCCTGGCGATCGATCCCGGCGTAGCCGTACCCATGCACTACGGCGCCATTGTCGGAAACGCCGGCAATGCCGAGGTGTTCGAACAAAAGCTCGCAGGCAGGGTCGACGTCCGCATCTACTAAGGGATTGGGGAAATGGAATGAAATCAATCCCCGCTACCCTGCCACGGAAATACTTTCAGGCAATGATCGCCTTGGCCGGGATGAGTCCGGTGGCGCTGGCGGAAATGATATTGCCG
The window above is part of the Deltaproteobacteria bacterium genome. Proteins encoded here:
- the sppA gene encoding signal peptide peptidase SppA, which codes for MKKPLITLPFTPLLIILVLSLLFGCGGPQIKLFSDASDPLQEYTITGEGQDKVLVISIHGVISTNPKEGFLRSMPSMVQETVAQLEKAEKDKHIKALLIKVDSPGGAVTAGDMLYHEIVAFKEKTGVKVVVAMMGTAASGGYYVSLPADTIIAHPTTVTGSVGVIIMRPDISGLMEKIGVKMIVNKSGKNKDMGSPFRPGTAEEQELLKRVTDDLANRFLTLVQKHRGIDEAALAEVATAKIYLAKDAERLGLVDRIGYLDDALEEARTLAGLPENATVIAYRRTKFPDDNLYNSATSHYGGKEGVALIDTGLPGSSAAALTPGFYYLWTPGLGM
- a CDS encoding MBL fold metallo-hydrolase; translation: MTIQEMLDRMAWLGHDTFRIDGSKTVFFDPYDIKTAAAADLVLVTHEHFDHCSPDDIQKLLTPETVIVTEKDSARKLSGTIEIMKPGDSLTIGGVIIEAVPAYNVDKNFHPKKNGWLGFVLEMDGVRIYHAGDTDFIPEMNDLNVDIALLPVSGTYVMTADEAVEAALAIDPGVAVPMHYGAIVGNAGNAEVFEQKLAGRVDVRIY